Proteins from a genomic interval of Thunnus thynnus chromosome 5, fThuThy2.1, whole genome shotgun sequence:
- the armc10 gene encoding armadillo repeat-containing protein 10 yields MGDGSITPRLGNMKALLGIVAGAGASYGIYKLISGGGFKRNKKSATSEGPGVKSNQPSQVTLKPGSLLAKVSGLDVVCARPVDTHGVDVASGDIIHQSPGNLEPQHLKMLLSCLQTSNNPSDKCRILVTLGNAAAFTVNQNLIREFEGIHIIASFLSDPAADVRVQTLTALNNLCMNIPNQEQLKVYVPQVLELIEMSPVNSDLQLGALRLLTNLSVTDKHQHLLKESITLLLSLLVVSNETLQVQALKVLVNLSSNPDMMDDIVQAQAPASVVLLFDARTVPAVLLRLLTFAGNLKAWRPSAQVADELRRKQDCLFRVMLDESSQLHSKLVQLLSHPDREIQAQVARILT; encoded by the exons atgggCGATGGCAGCATTACTCCCAGGCTCGGCAACATGAAGGCGTTACTTGGTATAGTCGCCGGAGCTGGAGCCTCCTACGGGATATACAAACTTATCAGCGGGGGAGGCTTcaagagaaacaagaaaagtGCCACCAGTGAAGGTCCTGGTGTCAAGAGCAATCAGCCTAGTCAGGTTACCCTGAAGCCGGGTAGCCTGCTGGCTAAAGTGTCCGGGCTGGATGTTGTCTGTGCCCGACCTGTGGACACACACGGTGTGGATGTTGCATCAG GTGACATCATCCACCAGTCCCCTGGCAACCTGGAGCCACAGCACCTGAAAATGCTGCTGTCATGTCTGCAAACCAGCAATAATCCATCAGACAAATGTCGGATTCTAGTTACTTTAGGAAATGCTGCTGCCTTCACTGTGAATCAg AATCTCATACGGGAATTTGAAGGAATACATATCATAGCCAGCTTCCTTTCCGATCCTGCAGCAGATGTTAGAGTGCAGACTCTGACTGCTTTAAATAATCTGTGCATGAACATCCCAAACCAGGAGCAGCTGAAG GTTTATGTGCCACAGGTGCTGGAGCTGATTGAGATGTCACCAGTGAATTCTGACCTTCAGCTTGGTGCACTCaggctgctgacaaacctctcAGTTACAGACAAACATCAACACTTGCTGAAGGAATCAATTACACTGTTACTCTCTCTGCTTGTCGTGAGCAATGAAACTCTACAG GTTCAGGCTTTGAAAGTCCTTGTGAATTTGTCATCCAACCCAGATATGATGGATGACATTGTTCAAGCTCAG GCACCAGCTTCTGTTGTGCTGCTATTTGATGCACGGACAGTCCCTGCAGTGCTTCTGCGACTGCTGACGTTTGCAGGGAACTTAAAGGCCTGGAGGCCTTCTGCACAGGTGGCCGATGAACTGAGGCGGAAGCAGGATTGCCTCTTCCGGGTCATGTTAGATGAGTCCTCCCAACTCCACAGTAAACTGGTCCAGCTGCTTTCACACCCCGACAGGGAGATTCAGGCTCAGGTGGCCCGCATCTTGACGTag